From Triticum aestivum cultivar Chinese Spring chromosome 4A, IWGSC CS RefSeq v2.1, whole genome shotgun sequence, a single genomic window includes:
- the LOC123085443 gene encoding telomere repeat-binding protein 5, with the protein MVFQKRTSSEMESCGGSHVAEMPRVPKSARGKRSVRKKESQGQAMCAFDLLATVAGKLLDEGEGSLGNMSAGSPVLAASAKDVCVKQEQCDEEGKHLKNDVMDQDSCNESALISHIASQRLADHHSRKGEDLNEVPKAKSEAVDKEPSMISCTKADLGSNFGAIADRWSPESVESGAFTGDAAANVMALSAAAFNKSAPDMYNLLDPMDVDVKPPPLVSSDSTGEMPLYGCKIHKSVSFPRGPKGGAEYSVDRENGDDDDKSSGCTHSSTATNRGFRPNCTADQSRVKKFLACKYRKVAPARMHKGDLSYSDADRKPSFRNKKMYYTRQRTQRSTFKRRKMLDRHSTLVSEEFAKSNAKRTTKVNAREPHAASLEANKGSNSMPFHGSCKSNDCHVKLKIKSFKVPELLIEIPETASVGSLKKTVLEAVNAMLGGGLRVGVLHHGKKIRDDSKTLMQAGIGHDDILDNIGFSLEPNCTRHSSQLAAPEDIEFLETVETTEPLARIAPADSSSKHGEVDASQELALTPLTANYQGNDHDSVHSPGGISSPEKASANSRAIVPVTPVDSSAGAIVPANKAKRSAEQGQRRIRRPFSVAEVEALVLAVEKLGTGRWRDVKLRAFDNAKHRTYVDLKDKWKTLVHTASISPQQRRGEPVPQDLLDRVLAAQSYWSQQQAKLQPKTPPLAEARLLT; encoded by the exons ATGGTGTTCCAGAAGAGGACGTCGTCGGAGATGGAGTCGTGCGGTGGAAGCCACGTCGCGGAGATGCCGCGCGTCCCGAAATCCGCGAGG GGCAAGAGATCGGTTAGGAAGAAGGAGAGCCAGGGCCAGGCGATGTGCGCGTTTGACCTTCTCGCGACGGTGGCCGGCAAGCTGCTCGATGAGGGCGAGGGCTCGCTGGGGAACATGAGCGCCGGCTCCCCGGTCCTCGCTGCTTCTGCCAAGGATGTCTGCGTGAAGCAAGAGCAGTGCGACGAGGAGGGGAAGCACCtcaagaatgatgtgatggaccaggATAGCTGCAACGAGAGCGCGTTGATTTCCCACATTGCGTCTCAGAGACTGGCGGATCACCATTCTCGGAAGGGGGAGGATCTGAATGAGGTTCCAAAGGCAAAGTCTGAGGCTGTGGACAAGGAACCCTCGATGATAAGTTGTACCAAGGCTGACTTGGGTAGTAATTTCGGGGCGATCGCGGACAGGTGGTCGCCTGAATCCGTGGAGTCAGGGGCCTTCACCGGGGATGCAGCGGCAAATGTGATGGCATTGTCCGCAGCAGCCTTCAACAAGAGCGCCCCTGACATGTACAATCTTCTCGACCCCATGGATGTCGATGTGAAGCCGCCTCCTTTGGTCAGCTCTGACAGCACCGGCGAGATGCCACTATATGGCTGCAAAATTCACAAGTCCGTCTCCTTTCCGAGGGGTCCGAAAGGAGGAGCAGAGTATTCTGTAGATAGAgagaatggtgatgatgatgataaaTCTTCCGGGTGCACGCATTCGAGCACCGCCACTAACAGGGGCTTCAGGCCCAATTGTACAGCTGACCAAAGTAGGGTGAAGAAGTTCCTCGCCTGCAAGTACAGGAAAGTTGCTCCAGCCAGAATGCACAAAGGAGATCTTTCCTATAGTG ATGCTGACCGGAAGCCTTCTTTCCGAAACAAGAAAATGTATTATACGCGGCAAAGGACCCAAAGGAGTACATTTAAGCGAAGGAAGATGTTGGATCGTCATTCAACTCTAGTATCTGAAGAATTTGCAAAATCAAATGCAAAGAGAACCACAAAGGTTAATGCAAGAGAACCACATGCTGCTTCCTTGGAAG CAAATAAGGGCAGCAACTCAATGCCATTCCATGGATCTTGTAAATCAAACGATTGCCATG TGAAACTTAAGATCAAATCTTTCAAGGTGCCTGAACTTCTAATTGAGATCCCAGAAACTGCTTCTGTTGGTTCACTGAAG AAAACTGTTCTGGAGGCAGTAAATGCCATGCTTGGAGGTGGTCTGCGTGTGGGTGTTCTTCACCATGGAAAGAAAATCAGGGATGATAGCAAAACCTTAATGCAAGCTGGGATTGGTCATGATGATATTCTGGACAACATAGGCTTTTCACTGGAGCCCAACTGTACACGGCATTCATCACAACTTGCAGCTCCTGAAGATATCGAATTCCTAGAAACTGTTGAAACCACTGAACCCCTAGCAAG GATCGCACCTGCTGACTCATCCTCGAAGCACGGCGAAGTAGATGCCTCACAGGAGCTTGCATTGACACCCTTGACAGCTAATTACCAGGGAAATGATCATGATTCAGTGCACTCTCCTGGGGGCATCTCCTCACCTGAGAAAGCTTCAGCAAACTCGCGAGCTATTGTTCCAGTTACACCTGTAGATTCCAGCGCAGGGGCGATAGTTCCAGCAAACAAGGCGAAGAGATCAGCGGAACAGGGGCAGCGTCGAATCAGACGTCCCTTCTCTGTTGCTGAAGTGGAAGCACTTGTGCTTGCAGTCGAAAAGCTTGGAACTGGAAG ATGGCGAGATGTTAAACTTCGTGCTTTTGACAATGCCAAGCATCGGACCTATGTTGATCTCAAG GACAAATGGAAGACGCTGGTGCACACGGCGAGCATCTCGCCCCAGCAGCGGCGCGGTGAGCCGGTGCCGCAGGATCTGCTCGACCGGGTCCTTGCGGCCCAGTCCTATTGGTCCCAGCAGCAGGCCAAGCTCCAGCCTAAGACGCCCCCACTGGCTGAGGCTCGCCTGCTCACCTAA